The Pongo abelii isolate AG06213 chromosome 21, NHGRI_mPonAbe1-v2.0_pri, whole genome shotgun sequence genome has a window encoding:
- the PARD6B gene encoding partitioning defective 6 homolog beta, with protein MNRSHRHGAGSGCLGTMEVKSKFGAEFRRFSLERSKPGKFEEFYGLLQHVHKIPNVDVLVGYADIHGDLLPINNDDNYHKAVSTANPLLRIFIQKKEEADYSAFGTDTLIKKKNVLTNVLRPDNHRKKPHIVISMPQDFRPVSSIIDVDILPETHRRVRLYKYGTEKPLGFYIRDGSSVRVTPHGLEKVPGIFISRLVPGGLAQSTGLLAVNDEVLEVNGIEVSGKSLDQVTDMMIANSRNLIITVRPANQRNNVVRNSRTSGSSGQSTDNSLLGYPQQIEPSFEPEDEDSEEDDIIIEDNGVPQQIPKAVPNTESLESLTQIELSFESGQNGFIPSNEVSLAAIASSSNTEFETHAPDQKLLEEDGTIITL; from the exons ATGAACCGCAGCCACCGGCACGGGGCGGGCAGCGGCTGCCTGGGTACCATGGAGGTGAAGAGCAAG TTTGGAGCTGAATTTCGTCGGTTTTCGCTGGAAAGATCAAAACCTGGAAAATTTGAGGAGTTTTATGGATTACTACAACATGTTCATAAGATCCCCAATGTTGACGTTTTGGTAGGCTATGCAGACATCCATGGAGACTTACTACCtataaataatgatgataattatcacaaagctgtttcaacGGCCAATCCACTGCTTAGGATATTTATACAAAAGAAGG aagaaGCAGACTACAGTGCCTTTGGTACAGAtacactaataaagaagaagaatgtTTTAACCAACGTATTGCGTCCTGACAACCATAGAAAAAAGCCACATATAGTCATTAGTATGCCCCAAGACTTTAGACCTGTGTCTTCTATTATAGACGTGGATATTCTCCCAGAAACGCATCGTAGGGTACGTCTTTACAAATACGGCACGGAGAAACCCCTAGGATTCTACATCCGGGATGGCTCCAGTGTCAGGGTAACACCACATGGCTTAGAAAAGGTTCCAGGGATCTTTATATCCAGGCTTGTCCCAGGAGGTCTGGCTCAAAGTACAGGACTATTAGCTGTTAATGATGAAGTTTTAGAAGTTAATGGCATAGAAGTTTCAGGGAAGAGCCTTGATCAAGTAACAGACATGATGATTGCAAATAGCCGTAACCTCATCATAACAGTGAGACCGGCAAACCAGAGGAATAATGTTGTGAGGAACAGTCGGACTTCTGGCAGTTCTGGCCAGTCTACTGATAACAGCCTTCTTGGCTACCCACAGCAGATTGAACCAAGCTTTGAGCCAGAGGATGAAGACAGCGAAGAAGATGACATTATCATTGAAGACAATGGAGTGCCACAGCAGATTCCAAAAGCTGTTCCTAATACTGAGAGCCTGGAGTCATTAACACAGATAGAGCTAAGCTTTGAGTCTGGACAGAATGGCTTTATTCCCTCTAACGAAGTGAGCTTAGCAGCCATAGCAAGCAGCTCAAACACGGAATTTGAAACACATGCTCCAGAtcaaaaactcttagaagaagatGGAACAATCATAACATTATGA